In one Oncorhynchus masou masou isolate Uvic2021 chromosome 23, UVic_Omas_1.1, whole genome shotgun sequence genomic region, the following are encoded:
- the LOC135510291 gene encoding liver-expressed antimicrobial peptide 2-like: MQDRQHYFMIAFTWFLVFLVLSPQASASPVPSVDAPPSSGHLQPEGQRALKRMARMTPLWRTMGTKPYGAYCLNNYECSTGICRGGHCMFSQPIKS, encoded by the exons CCGTCAACACTACTTCATGATAGCCTTCACATGGTTCCTGGTGTTTCTGGTGCTCAGTCCGCAG GCGTCGGCCAGCCCTGTTCCGTCTGTGGATGCCCCGCCCAGCTCTGGGCATCTCCAGCCTGAAGGTCAGAGGGCACTGAAGCGGATGGCTCGTATGACCCCGTTGTGGAGGACCATGGGTACGAAACCCTACGGGGCGTACTGTCTTAACAACTATGAGTGCTCCACTGGAATCTGCAG gggtGGCCACTGCATGTTCAGCCAACCCATCAAGTCCTAG